A genomic segment from Geminocystis sp. M7585_C2015_104 encodes:
- a CDS encoding late competence development ComFB family protein has translation MNLEEIVEQAIKTGYLTPTMEAEISRICEASEELTAAEYRALDRLMGALLAGEITASPKKRFINVMEELVVTEVINRVAEIETTSDVDLDVGDIAAYALNRLPPLYATTEEGASFQRQKAKQELQPLIIQRVEEAIERYLNCPRFYPERKALGHSNTPTVFEQVSRLLSSQASRYETPLNQNEE, from the coding sequence ATGAATCTGGAGGAAATTGTTGAACAGGCCATCAAAACTGGGTATTTGACTCCTACTATGGAAGCGGAGATTAGCAGGATATGTGAGGCTTCCGAGGAGTTAACGGCAGCAGAGTATAGGGCGTTGGATAGACTCATGGGCGCCTTGTTGGCGGGGGAGATTACTGCCTCTCCCAAAAAACGGTTTATCAATGTGATGGAGGAGTTGGTAGTGACTGAGGTAATCAATAGGGTGGCGGAAATCGAAACTACAAGCGATGTTGATTTGGATGTGGGAGACATTGCCGCCTATGCCCTCAATCGACTCCCCCCCCTCTATGCTACCACAGAAGAAGGAGCATCTTTCCAACGCCAAAAGGCCAAACAGGAATTGCAACCCCTAATTATTCAACGGGTAGAGGAGGCCATTGAGCGTTATCTCAACTGTCCTCGATTTTACCCTGAAAGGAAGGCTTTGGGTCATTCTAACACTCCCACTGTTTTTGAACAAGTCAGTCGTCTTCTCTCTTCCCAGGCTTCTCGATACGAAACGCCTCTAAACCAAAACGAGGAGTAA
- a CDS encoding FHA domain-containing protein, with the protein MTDYPSAQPHKAHILIVEDDKGRRELLLRKSRYSIGRAQQCDIRIHSPFVSRYHATLSRKFDEEGYLYYEICDGDGKTHFSANGIIVNGRKVVSHPLKHGDKVVFGPQVYMIYQHCQRDIFPSLPPDDPFDITLIDPAMMVSEWDEV; encoded by the coding sequence ATGACAGACTACCCCTCCGCCCAACCCCATAAAGCCCATATCCTCATCGTAGAAGATGATAAGGGCAGACGGGAACTTCTCCTTAGAAAAAGCCGTTATAGTATAGGAAGGGCACAACAATGTGACATACGTATTCACTCCCCCTTTGTGTCTCGTTATCATGCCACCCTCTCCCGCAAGTTCGACGAAGAAGGGTATTTGTACTACGAGATTTGTGATGGGGATGGGAAAACTCATTTTAGCGCCAATGGCATTATCGTCAACGGCAGGAAAGTGGTCAGTCACCCCCTCAAACACGGCGATAAGGTGGTTTTTGGCCCTCAGGTGTATATGATATACCAACACTGTCAAAGAGATATATTCCCCTCCCTACCACCAGATGATCCCTTTGATATTACCCTTATAGACCCGGCTATGATGGTAAGTGAGTGGGATGAGGTGTAG
- a CDS encoding XRE family transcriptional regulator encodes MKNTLRHWREKINCDNYRQWSRKSKVPELQFYRLENGLLEQTPLGVIRKIAESVGLPLDVAIRQLTQPQEEEKPSQSEARQQFQEETLSILESLLLQLPTFVDAIRRHPDLPASRLLPFLQPLYQLLKTWGIEPIGQVGEIVRYNPQEHELMEDTPPSAGDIKWVRIRYVGYRQGARLLYRARVSPVESTPHPTHLPS; translated from the coding sequence GTGAAAAACACTTTGCGTCATTGGCGGGAGAAAATAAACTGTGACAATTACCGACAATGGAGTCGAAAAAGCAAAGTCCCCGAGTTACAATTTTACCGTTTGGAGAATGGTTTGTTGGAACAGACACCACTAGGGGTGATAAGAAAAATTGCCGAATCTGTGGGGTTGCCTTTGGATGTAGCCATTCGCCAGTTAACCCAACCTCAAGAGGAGGAAAAGCCATCCCAGTCAGAGGCGAGACAGCAATTCCAAGAGGAGACTCTTAGTATTTTGGAATCTCTGTTGTTACAACTTCCCACCTTTGTAGATGCCATTAGACGTCATCCAGACTTGCCAGCCTCGCGACTGTTGCCCTTTTTACAACCATTGTATCAGCTGTTAAAGACATGGGGGATAGAGCCCATTGGACAAGTGGGAGAGATTGTAAGGTATAATCCCCAAGAGCACGAATTGATGGAAGACACACCCCCATCCGCCGGAGACATTAAATGGGTTAGGATCCGTTACGTGGGATACCGTCAGGGGGCCCGCCTTTTGTATCGCGCCAGGGTAAGTCCAGTAGAATCTACACCTCATCCCACTCACTTACCATCATAG
- the speB gene encoding agmatinase, which yields MKQFLGSETTSTYEKADVVILPIPYEATTTYRKGCENGPEAILTASDQLECYDEELGIETCFQTPIYTHEYIADTRVNPQLTPEEMLDITTATVKKLIQDGKWVIALGGEHAITTGVVRAYRERISETFTVVQIDAHGDMRHEYENSIHNHACVMRRVLELGLPTLPVGIRAICKEEAELIKAKNIPVIWAREIHSNPHWMAEAISRITTKKIFISIDLDGIDPSIIPGVGTPEPGGLDWYQTLAFLRLLCRHFEVIGCDIMELAPIRDSVVSEFTAAKLVYKLIGYWHVGKQR from the coding sequence ATGAAACAATTTTTGGGCTCAGAAACCACATCCACCTATGAAAAGGCAGATGTAGTCATTTTACCAATTCCCTACGAAGCCACCACCACCTATAGAAAAGGATGTGAGAATGGGCCAGAGGCTATCCTAACCGCTTCAGATCAGTTAGAATGTTATGACGAGGAGTTGGGCATCGAAACCTGTTTCCAAACCCCTATCTACACCCACGAATACATAGCCGACACGCGGGTTAACCCCCAACTCACCCCCGAGGAGATGCTAGATATCACCACTGCCACCGTCAAAAAACTCATTCAAGACGGCAAATGGGTTATCGCCCTAGGAGGAGAACACGCAATAACTACGGGAGTAGTGAGAGCTTATCGGGAAAGGATTTCTGAAACATTTACTGTAGTACAGATAGACGCCCACGGGGATATGAGGCATGAATATGAAAATTCAATACACAATCATGCCTGTGTGATGAGAAGAGTGTTAGAATTGGGACTACCCACACTACCGGTGGGGATTAGGGCCATTTGCAAAGAGGAGGCGGAGTTAATCAAAGCCAAGAATATACCGGTAATTTGGGCCAGAGAGATACATTCTAACCCCCACTGGATGGCAGAGGCAATAAGTAGAATAACCACTAAGAAGATTTTTATCAGCATAGACTTAGACGGCATTGACCCTAGTATAATACCAGGAGTTGGCACACCTGAGCCAGGGGGTTTAGACTGGTATCAGACGTTGGCGTTTTTACGTCTGTTATGTCGTCATTTTGAGGTGATTGGCTGTGATATTATGGAATTGGCTCCTATAAGGGATTCTGTTGTTTCCGAATTCACTGCCGCCAAACTAGTCTACAAACTAATCGGCTATTGGCATGTAGGCAAACAAAGATAA
- a CDS encoding SUMF1/EgtB/PvdO family nonheme iron enzyme, whose amino-acid sequence MSSWKKGKTLNNGQFVIESILRGGVGVFYRARETSRNKLVTIVATEIADLMGAEKGDLTKKLIQQARQVANNCQNPYIVKLYPQVFVEEDIVYMVMEYPQGVDLATYLDNQGKFSPSEALILTRKIATALNLLHQNRCLHLNIKPQNIILEQETKEPIIIDYGWAIKLFVFAQRRKTYQGLDCFSPPERWQENGKLGVYSDVYSLAATLYVLVTAQLPTSANLRNLQPLIPPKHYNPNLSDIFNDAILKGMAMDVKQRPHCLRDWLELFKDSPEMMAASPTVDLPSTPTLTQEEEEITEKNEETVVQPADLTAPLPTLTRPRYNYPNIEKFTFETISLSLKKTFLGLVSKVEKKLTTREAQFFVEYLGEGVNLEMIFIPGGKFLMGSNNDEEGRDNDEGPQHLVSLGPFYISKYPITQLQWRVVSRFPKIVRPLKPKPAAFKGDNLPVERVSWFDAQEFCKRLSKYTGRNYRLPTEAEWEYACRGNTQTRYSFGDVITPEVANYNPQKQGGKNTSLRERKTTPVDNFYPNPFGLYDCHGNVWEWCEDHYTSSYTSTPRDGSPHYSTMSNQNRVVRGGSFALPARYCRSAKRNSYPPEACYNFIGFRVVCVLE is encoded by the coding sequence ATGAGCAGTTGGAAAAAAGGGAAAACCCTCAATAACGGCCAATTCGTCATCGAGTCTATTCTTAGGGGGGGTGTTGGTGTTTTCTATCGCGCCCGAGAAACTAGCCGTAACAAATTAGTGACAATTGTAGCTACGGAAATAGCGGACCTAATGGGTGCGGAAAAAGGGGATTTGACAAAAAAACTGATTCAACAGGCACGGCAAGTGGCAAATAATTGTCAGAATCCCTACATAGTCAAACTTTATCCTCAGGTGTTTGTAGAAGAGGATATTGTCTACATGGTGATGGAATACCCTCAGGGGGTTGACTTGGCTACCTATCTCGACAACCAAGGGAAATTCTCCCCCTCCGAGGCTTTGATATTAACCAGGAAAATAGCCACCGCCCTAAACCTCCTCCATCAGAATCGCTGTCTTCACCTAAATATCAAACCTCAGAATATCATCTTGGAACAAGAAACAAAAGAACCTATTATCATAGACTATGGTTGGGCAATTAAGTTGTTTGTCTTTGCCCAGAGGAGAAAAACCTACCAAGGCCTAGATTGTTTCTCCCCCCCCGAAAGATGGCAAGAAAATGGCAAATTGGGAGTCTACAGTGACGTTTACTCTTTAGCCGCCACCTTATACGTATTGGTTACCGCCCAACTGCCCACTTCCGCCAATTTACGTAACCTTCAGCCTCTCATACCTCCCAAGCATTATAATCCCAATCTCAGTGACATCTTTAACGATGCTATCCTTAAAGGGATGGCAATGGACGTAAAACAACGCCCTCACTGTCTCAGAGACTGGTTAGAATTATTCAAAGATTCCCCGGAAATGATGGCTGCATCCCCAACAGTGGATTTGCCTTCAACTCCCACCTTGACACAAGAAGAAGAAGAGATAACAGAAAAAAACGAGGAAACAGTAGTACAACCGGCAGACTTAACTGCACCCCTGCCTACCCTCACCAGACCTAGATATAACTATCCTAACATCGAAAAATTCACCTTTGAGACCATTAGCCTGTCCCTCAAGAAAACTTTTTTGGGTTTAGTTTCCAAGGTGGAGAAAAAATTAACTACCCGTGAGGCACAATTCTTTGTAGAATACCTGGGAGAGGGGGTCAACCTGGAAATGATATTTATTCCCGGTGGCAAATTCCTAATGGGCTCCAACAACGATGAAGAGGGTAGGGACAATGACGAGGGACCACAACATCTAGTCTCCCTAGGTCCCTTCTATATTAGCAAATATCCCATCACTCAGCTACAATGGAGGGTGGTATCCCGTTTCCCCAAGATTGTTCGTCCTCTTAAACCTAAACCAGCTGCTTTTAAGGGAGATAACCTGCCTGTGGAAAGAGTCTCCTGGTTTGACGCCCAAGAATTCTGTAAACGCCTAAGCAAATATACTGGTAGGAATTACCGTCTCCCTACCGAGGCAGAATGGGAGTATGCCTGTCGCGGCAATACCCAAACCCGCTACTCCTTCGGCGATGTCATCACCCCCGAAGTAGCCAATTACAATCCGCAAAAACAAGGCGGTAAAAATACTAGTCTCAGAGAAAGAAAAACCACCCCCGTAGACAACTTCTATCCCAATCCCTTCGGTTTATATGACTGTCATGGCAATGTTTGGGAATGGTGTGAGGATCATTATACTAGCAGTTATACCTCTACCCCCAGAGATGGTTCTCCCCACTATTCTACCATGAGTAACCAAAATAGAGTTGTGAGGGGAGGCTCTTTTGCGCTACCTGCTAGATACTGTCGTAGTGCTAAACGCAATAGTTATCCCCCCGAAGCCTGTTACAATTTCATCGGCTTTAGGGTAGTTTGTGTTTTAGAATAG
- a CDS encoding glycosyltransferase family 39 protein yields the protein MSRPRQHLLLLGLIVILSLLLRLTELAAKPLWVDEILTVIFSLGHSFDNRPMPQIFPIDFLPNIFTFNPQSCAQIAETVSRESTHPPLFFCLLHGWLGWIKPNASLEEIVWQARFLPAAFGVAATVAMYFLGRVAFSPTTGLIASAFMAVSPFAVYLSQEARHYTLPMLLIILSLTELISMQRNYTCWGKIRAKNWLPWVIFTTLGLYTHYFFILVYFSQIGALFCRQFWLLWRGEKFKSFLLWSRSFYVCLLPLILFSPWLSILLQHSGRPETEWFKPFEPSFLNYIIPLYQIMIGWILMVIALPVETPCLWLTIPSALLMFTFAFLVGKYVWRGLFQSLYSGDCLQRESTIIVCSFILLNLLQFLLIIYLLGKDITSAIRYHFVYHPAICLLMAACFTHPLGQNKRKEKIKLSYSTVLLVGLLSSLCVVYGLVFEKPYKPELVARNLNLEAEKPLIVVSGYSKYQEIALGLEFALELYKQRHYLPTYWLFVDTKNGYNPVWQFLSNLDNSFASKFSNLWIIAPGLRRQDFPSNLSFSGSGMCVIDSQHHYRIGIPYQLYRCFPFSN from the coding sequence ATGAGTAGGCCAAGACAACACCTATTACTCCTGGGGTTAATTGTGATTTTAAGCCTACTGCTTAGGTTAACAGAATTAGCTGCAAAACCCCTCTGGGTGGATGAAATTCTAACAGTTATATTTAGTTTAGGGCACAGTTTTGATAATAGGCCGATGCCGCAAATATTCCCCATAGATTTTCTGCCGAATATTTTTACATTTAACCCCCAAAGTTGTGCTCAAATTGCAGAAACAGTATCTAGGGAATCCACTCATCCGCCGTTATTTTTTTGTCTGTTACATGGTTGGTTGGGGTGGATAAAGCCAAATGCGTCTCTGGAGGAAATAGTATGGCAGGCGCGTTTTTTACCAGCTGCCTTTGGGGTGGCGGCTACTGTCGCCATGTATTTTCTGGGAAGGGTGGCATTTTCTCCTACCACTGGCTTAATAGCATCAGCATTTATGGCAGTCTCTCCTTTTGCCGTTTATTTATCTCAAGAGGCGCGTCATTACACCCTTCCCATGCTACTAATTATTCTCTCCCTGACTGAGCTAATATCAATGCAAAGGAATTATACCTGTTGGGGAAAAATTCGGGCGAAAAACTGGCTACCCTGGGTCATTTTTACCACCCTTGGTTTATACACCCATTATTTTTTCATTCTAGTATATTTCTCGCAAATTGGCGCCCTATTTTGCCGACAGTTTTGGCTCTTATGGCGGGGAGAAAAATTTAAATCTTTCTTACTCTGGAGTCGAAGTTTTTATGTCTGTCTGCTGCCATTAATCTTATTCTCTCCCTGGCTATCGATTTTGTTACAACATTCTGGTCGTCCTGAGACTGAATGGTTTAAACCTTTTGAACCTAGCTTTTTAAATTATATCATTCCCTTATACCAAATTATGATAGGTTGGATTTTGATGGTAATAGCATTGCCTGTAGAAACCCCCTGTCTCTGGCTTACTATTCCCTCCGCTTTGTTGATGTTTACATTTGCTTTTCTCGTAGGCAAATATGTCTGGCGGGGATTATTTCAATCATTGTACAGTGGCGATTGTCTTCAACGAGAATCTACTATTATTGTTTGTAGTTTTATTCTCTTGAATCTGCTTCAATTTTTGCTAATCATATATCTACTCGGCAAGGATATAACTTCTGCTATTCGCTATCATTTTGTCTACCACCCTGCCATTTGTCTTCTCATGGCTGCCTGTTTTACCCACCCTCTAGGGCAAAACAAACGAAAAGAGAAAATAAAACTCTCATATTCTACTGTTTTATTAGTGGGATTGTTGAGTAGTTTGTGTGTGGTTTATGGGTTGGTATTTGAAAAACCTTACAAGCCGGAATTGGTGGCCCGAAATTTGAATTTAGAGGCAGAAAAGCCTTTAATAGTTGTCTCTGGGTACAGCAAATATCAGGAAATTGCCCTGGGTTTGGAATTTGCTTTGGAATTATATAAGCAACGCCATTATCTACCAACCTACTGGCTATTTGTTGATACTAAAAACGGCTACAATCCTGTGTGGCAATTCCTTTCCAACCTAGACAACTCCTTTGCCAGTAAATTTTCCAATTTATGGATAATTGCGCCCGGGTTGCGTCGCCAAGATTTTCCTTCAAATTTATCTTTCTCTGGTTCTGGTATGTGTGTTATCGATTCCCAACATCATTACCGTATTGGCATCCCTTATCAACTCTATCGTTGTTTTCCTTTTAGTAATTAA
- a CDS encoding DUF2079 domain-containing protein, producing the protein MQYFKFLNALSLQTLFSFLILFLASVIRHLLFHSAAYDLGIFDNAVYLISRGKNPYITFRGLHILGDHAAFILYPIATLYSLYPSVYWLFFIQSLSLSLAVLPLIKICSLFGINGEKSRTICLVYWLYPVIFNVNIFDFHPETIATPLFFIATLASNAFGNSYSLRRRWYWFVASIILILGCKAVLSLNVAAMGLWLLLFRRRKIEGLVATSMGVLWFIISSQIVIPKFSGEEAAAVGRYSYLGNSVIEIIVNVFTKPKTVLSHLLTLPNLEYLTLLFIPVIPIIAWQEIDNLLPAIPTIVINLLADYLPQKNLVYQYSIPIVPFLIITAVASLGRQKTLLSKDIKIRIWALIMFLALTRWTAFLPITPTSYWRDVHQWQATRKAIELIDNKEVVFTNHRYAPHLTHRETVYLADETIDYQQVVKSKYILLNAKNPGYPTSQEEMKRLINFLLTNNDFILVYQRDDIFLFTRKN; encoded by the coding sequence ATGCAATATTTCAAGTTTCTAAATGCCCTTAGTCTCCAGACATTGTTTAGCTTTTTAATTTTATTCCTTGCCAGTGTAATCCGTCATTTATTATTCCATTCTGCCGCCTATGACTTAGGGATTTTCGACAATGCAGTCTATCTGATTTCCCGGGGAAAAAATCCCTATATCACCTTTAGGGGATTGCATATATTAGGGGATCATGCTGCCTTTATTCTCTATCCAATTGCTACATTATACTCCCTTTATCCGTCAGTATATTGGCTATTTTTTATCCAATCACTCTCCTTATCGTTAGCAGTTTTGCCTCTGATAAAAATTTGTTCTCTTTTCGGAATTAATGGGGAAAAATCGAGGACAATATGCCTAGTTTATTGGCTATATCCGGTAATATTCAACGTGAATATTTTCGACTTCCACCCGGAGACAATAGCCACGCCATTGTTTTTTATAGCTACTTTAGCCAGTAATGCCTTTGGAAATAGTTATTCACTTCGAAGAAGATGGTATTGGTTTGTAGCCAGTATTATTCTCATACTAGGATGCAAGGCAGTATTGTCTTTAAATGTAGCGGCGATGGGACTATGGCTGTTGCTATTTAGACGCAGAAAAATAGAGGGTTTAGTGGCAACATCTATGGGAGTTTTATGGTTTATAATCTCCTCTCAAATAGTCATACCTAAATTCAGTGGCGAGGAAGCCGCAGCAGTCGGGAGGTATTCTTATTTAGGTAATAGTGTTATAGAGATTATAGTTAATGTTTTCACCAAACCAAAAACAGTTTTATCCCACCTTCTTACTCTGCCTAACCTTGAATATCTGACCCTTTTATTTATTCCTGTTATACCCATAATAGCCTGGCAAGAAATAGATAATTTGCTTCCGGCAATTCCCACTATCGTTATCAACCTGCTGGCTGATTATCTTCCGCAAAAAAACCTGGTATACCAATATTCTATTCCTATAGTTCCCTTTTTGATTATAACAGCTGTCGCCAGTTTAGGTAGACAAAAAACCCTGTTATCAAAAGACATAAAAATAAGAATCTGGGCCTTGATAATGTTTCTGGCTTTGACAAGATGGACAGCATTCTTGCCCATCACACCGACATCCTATTGGAGAGATGTTCACCAATGGCAGGCTACTAGGAAAGCTATAGAATTAATTGATAACAAAGAGGTGGTATTTACCAACCATAGATACGCGCCTCATCTCACTCATCGTGAGACGGTTTACCTGGCTGACGAGACTATAGACTATCAGCAGGTTGTTAAAAGCAAATACATTCTCCTTAATGCTAAAAACCCCGGCTATCCCACCTCCCAAGAGGAGATGAAAAGGCTAATTAATTTTCTGCTTACCAACAATGACTTTATACTAGTATACCAACGGGATGATATATTCCTGTTTACTCGTAAAAACTAG
- a CDS encoding cation-translocating P-type ATPase, whose product MLSHRFNTDTYSHQDTQRAVLDIEGMRCSACVRAVERQLTRQKGVVSAQVNLITSIATVQYKPEEVKPEVLAERLTALGFPSRVRKGKDWEKEQTEFWRQKREEERRKWHIELIFAFLLLFLSSIGHLNPHASHFPSHWVLATLAILFPGREIILDGFTGLWHRRANMNTLIALGTISAYVTSCLALAFPQWGWECFFDEPVMLLGFVFLGRVLEGKARNKAMESMETLLFLTPTIARVVARGRQEDEGVMIPACQVKSGEWVRVLKGEKFPVDGVVVVGETVVDESHLTGESIPVAKKQGDTVAAGSLNLGNPVTVETIHVGGDTIVGQIVRVVQEAQTRKAPVEKWADWVAGYFVYGIFLLSLLTFCFWYFWGTRFWLPPAASKASFSLKLAISVLVVACPCALGLATPIAILVGTTLGASIGILIKGGDVLEKLQRVTKVVFDKTGTLTQGKPEVTNIISFHEGLEEKQILQIAASLEINSNHPFAWAIVRRAKQLDLPLLPIQQSTEETGFGVKGYLANCPYYLGNAAWLRKNHLTLPPQLTHLADSLQQEGKTVLYLARDDAIMAMMALADPIKPHAQETVAQLKQMGFSLAVLSGDHPTVVETIAQQLQITEYYGGLTALEKGKLLTKWPYVAMVGDGINDAPAMAQAFVAIAMGDKTQVAIQAADVVLLHGHLPDLLSLFRLSKATFNKIKQNLFWALSYNATALPLATGVFFPWQHWWLNPSTAAALMAFSSLFVVANSLLLLQKSSSLSQDYT is encoded by the coding sequence ATGCTTTCTCACCGTTTTAATACTGACACCTACTCCCACCAGGATACACAAAGGGCAGTATTAGACATAGAGGGGATGAGGTGTAGTGCTTGTGTGAGGGCAGTAGAAAGACAACTTACCAGACAGAAGGGGGTAGTTTCTGCCCAAGTCAATCTGATTACTTCTATCGCTACAGTACAATACAAACCAGAAGAGGTAAAACCGGAAGTCTTGGCGGAGAGGCTAACAGCCTTGGGGTTTCCCTCCCGGGTGAGGAAGGGGAAGGATTGGGAGAAGGAGCAAACGGAATTCTGGCGGCAAAAAAGGGAAGAAGAAAGGAGAAAATGGCACATAGAGCTGATTTTTGCCTTCTTACTCCTGTTTTTATCCTCTATAGGCCATTTAAACCCCCATGCCTCCCATTTTCCCTCTCACTGGGTTTTAGCTACTCTAGCCATCCTCTTCCCTGGAAGGGAAATAATACTAGACGGCTTTACGGGGTTGTGGCATAGACGGGCTAATATGAATACCCTGATAGCACTAGGAACCATTAGTGCTTATGTTACCAGCTGTCTGGCTTTGGCTTTCCCACAGTGGGGATGGGAGTGTTTTTTTGACGAGCCTGTCATGTTACTGGGTTTCGTGTTTTTGGGGAGGGTATTGGAGGGAAAGGCCAGAAATAAGGCTATGGAGTCTATGGAAACTCTCCTTTTCCTAACGCCAACCATCGCCCGTGTGGTGGCAAGGGGAAGACAAGAGGATGAAGGAGTGATGATACCGGCTTGTCAGGTGAAATCAGGGGAGTGGGTTAGGGTTTTAAAGGGAGAGAAGTTTCCTGTAGACGGCGTGGTGGTGGTAGGGGAAACAGTAGTAGACGAGTCTCACCTGACAGGGGAGTCTATCCCAGTGGCAAAGAAACAAGGGGATACTGTTGCCGCGGGAAGTCTTAATCTGGGAAACCCCGTCACCGTGGAAACAATCCATGTGGGCGGTGATACCATTGTAGGACAAATCGTTCGTGTTGTCCAGGAGGCACAAACCCGAAAGGCACCAGTGGAAAAATGGGCAGACTGGGTGGCAGGTTATTTTGTCTATGGTATCTTTCTGTTGTCGCTTTTGACCTTCTGTTTTTGGTATTTTTGGGGCACCCGCTTTTGGCTACCACCAGCTGCCAGTAAAGCCTCCTTTAGCCTGAAACTGGCTATTAGCGTTTTGGTTGTGGCATGCCCTTGTGCCTTGGGACTAGCTACCCCCATTGCTATCCTGGTAGGTACCACCCTTGGGGCTAGTATAGGTATACTGATTAAAGGGGGGGATGTCCTGGAAAAACTACAGCGGGTTACAAAAGTAGTATTTGACAAGACTGGCACCCTCACCCAGGGCAAACCGGAAGTAACCAATATTATCAGCTTTCACGAGGGGCTTGAAGAAAAACAAATCCTCCAGATAGCCGCCAGTTTAGAGATTAACAGCAATCACCCCTTCGCTTGGGCTATCGTCAGAAGAGCAAAACAACTAGATTTACCCCTGTTGCCCATCCAACAGTCTACAGAGGAAACCGGTTTTGGGGTAAAGGGCTACTTGGCCAACTGCCCCTACTATCTTGGTAACGCAGCGTGGCTACGAAAAAACCACCTAACCCTGCCACCCCAGCTAACCCATCTGGCAGACTCCCTCCAACAAGAGGGGAAAACCGTTTTATATTTGGCACGAGACGATGCTATAATGGCCATGATGGCCCTGGCTGACCCGATAAAACCCCATGCCCAAGAAACGGTGGCACAGCTAAAGCAAATGGGCTTCTCCCTGGCTGTTCTCAGTGGCGATCACCCGACGGTAGTTGAAACTATTGCTCAACAACTCCAAATAACAGAATACTACGGAGGGCTTACAGCTTTGGAGAAGGGAAAGCTATTGACCAAGTGGCCATATGTCGCCATGGTAGGGGATGGGATTAACGACGCCCCTGCCATGGCTCAGGCTTTTGTAGCCATTGCTATGGGGGATAAAACCCAAGTGGCAATCCAAGCCGCTGATGTGGTATTGCTTCATGGACACCTCCCGGACTTACTCTCCTTATTCCGTCTTAGTAAGGCCACCTTTAACAAAATTAAACAAAATCTGTTTTGGGCTCTAAGTTATAATGCCACTGCCCTCCCCCTGGCCACAGGCGTCTTCTTCCCCTGGCAACACTGGTGGCTTAACCCTAGCACTGCCGCTGCCCTGATGGCCTTTAGTTCCCTTTTTGTGGTTGCCAATTCCCTTCTATTGTTACAAAAGTCATCTTCCCTTTCACAGGATTATACTTAA
- a CDS encoding pseudouridine synthase: MKHTYILFYKPYNVLCQFTDNSPKKEERQTLKDYIPIPDVYPVGRLDLDSEGLLLLTDDGRVQYRLCNPSFAHPRTYWVQVENIPNEEALKQLERGVIIQGRKTRKAIVRVLESEPELPPRNPPIRYRKSIPTAWLEITLTEGRNRQVRRMTAAVGYPTLRLVRVRIGVTPTLHFTLEGLKPGQWRFLTPQEEKILVSLVTNYSKHK, translated from the coding sequence GTGAAACACACCTACATTTTGTTTTACAAACCCTATAACGTCTTGTGTCAGTTTACAGATAATAGCCCAAAGAAAGAGGAAAGACAAACCCTAAAAGACTATATCCCAATACCTGATGTGTATCCGGTGGGGAGACTGGATTTGGATAGTGAGGGGTTGTTGCTATTAACCGACGATGGCAGAGTACAATATCGTCTTTGTAATCCGAGTTTTGCCCACCCACGCACTTACTGGGTACAAGTGGAAAATATACCTAATGAAGAAGCCCTAAAACAACTGGAAAGGGGGGTAATAATCCAGGGGAGAAAAACAAGAAAAGCTATAGTACGTGTGCTAGAATCAGAACCAGAGTTACCCCCTAGAAATCCCCCCATCCGCTATCGTAAAAGCATTCCCACCGCGTGGCTGGAAATAACCCTCACCGAAGGCAGAAATAGACAAGTCAGGAGGATGACAGCTGCCGTGGGATACCCCACCCTACGTCTGGTAAGGGTGAGAATCGGGGTTACCCCCACCCTCCATTTTACCCTCGAGGGATTAAAACCAGGACAGTGGCGATTCCTTACCCCTCAGGAAGAGAAAATTTTAGTCTCCCTAGTCACTAACTATTCTAAGCACAAATAA